Proteins from a genomic interval of Liolophura sinensis isolate JHLJ2023 chromosome 3, CUHK_Ljap_v2, whole genome shotgun sequence:
- the LOC135463834 gene encoding transmembrane protein 205-like, translating into MHIRLTQPQIQSSTAAVVVLSVLLYWSKDVVDFPITLIHFVLIGSLALHFGSQLWVTFIAGFVMFRALPRQMFGEVQSQLFPLFFLLSLTMSVITMATYLLTLKADTWTLSQLVQVCVLGIGCLAAFANCLVFAPGTISAMMERCDAETKMGVSSVVGKIDSRSYSKENAKYREIHKRFIRWHCYSSLANVVTLASNLVFMYYLASKLVLR; encoded by the exons ATGCATATCAG GTTGACCCAACCCCAGATCCAGTCCTCCACAGCGGCTGTCGTCGTTCTCAGTGTACTGTTGTACTGGAGCAAAGATGTCGTCGACTTCCCCATCACCCTCATCCACTTCGTCCTAATAGGCAGTTTGGCCCTTCATTTCGGGTCACAGCTTTGGGTGACGTTCATTGCTG GGTTCGTCATGTTCCGCGCCTTACCTCGCCAGATGTTTGGTGAGGTCCAGAGCCAGCTGTTTCCTCTCTTCTTCCTTCTCAGCCTCACCATGTCTGTTATCACCATGGCAACCTACCTCTTGACGCTCAAAGCCGATACCTGGACGCTTTCGCAACTAGTACAG GTCTGTGTGTTAGGAATTGGTTGCTTAGCAGCTTTTGCCAACTGCCTTGTTTTCGCCCCTGGCACGATCAGCGCGATGATGGAACGTTGTGACGCCGAAACTAAAATGGGCGTGTCCAGCGTGGTCGGGAAGATTGACAGCCGGTCTTACAGCAAAGAAAACGCCAAATACCGCGAGATTCACAAACGGTTTATACGTTGGCACTGCTACAGCAGCTTGGCAAACGTTGTGACCTTGGCGTCCAATTTGGTGTTCATGTATTACTTGGCGTCAAAGCTCGTGCTACGTTGA